The following are encoded together in the Flammeovirga agarivorans genome:
- a CDS encoding fibronectin type III domain-containing protein — protein MKLTRQQCLGGIVVFFLLFELTTISNAQSTSPIDHIEEKGMVYSKFKRQKDDPEARARFEHMLIENPETHLIPENIEELEHAFAESVKWKNKNSRFRLIPHSPWRQRGPFNVGGRTRALAMDKYNENVLFAGGVAGGLWRSIDAGKSWVKVTTPTDRQSITCIIQDPRPSYANIWYYGAGEIYGNSASGGGASYRGNGIFKSTDGGISWNPIASTESDPTITEGNFQYVSRIDITGNGTLLVAHSNGVSRSTDNGKNWEVVLDYESVRFTEVLVRGEGTVFATIAGYGIFKSTDHGQTWNDITPTNLLSGNFQRIVMDYARSNPNVVMFFAHTPGGGINNHKLLKLLDNTGSWQDLSQNLPAFGGYVGNLSQGSYNQYVKIKPNNENVVFIGSTNLYRSDNGFTSPNNTYWIGGYSTKNNVSIYENHHPDNHELIFFSSNPDRVITAHDGGVSITSNVMNEKVEWEYLNNGYYTTQAYAIAIDEKTAGDNRLMAGFQDNGKWYSNTTDIKANWIEEYAGGDGCYVAIVPGEDTRYTSTQYGKILRFKGEDPQNPTDFDGIHPRDARGQLFVNPYILDHNDHNVMYYPAGNKLWLNRTLGDINSGYTFNGTRSGWKQYSNVATSGTITALDVSTSSANKLYIGTTNGSIYKVDNSLSETSQVSNISVDKGLSKGYVSCIAVDPKDEDHVLAVFSNYQVRSVFETKNAGQTWVHVTGNLEENEDGSGAGPSVRWIAFHQPENGESGIFLGTSVGLFYTSALSENTVWKQEGEQELGDAVISMIKTREDGLVAIGTHSNGIYTAYYGISDVPPSVKNQISKREYTVGDIKESFLLSDLFEDPNADKITYQVSSSNDQVATAQINGEYLEIIPSKNNVGEAEITLTASANSLSTVMYIDITVSSITATLVRQSLDQGSTYRSQFFTDFEAPIYSADDFIVPENTEWEVTGVKAYGHSSNDNETIVRVFIWEDDNGKPSSNAIYSSDDVTITQKTGSDILHMLDTPIVLPSGKYWITVAAVMSYAKDGSWYWKGYNGASTKGSPFHIIDPADLYRRDYIQWTSSAEISYANTDLAFDIFGTSENGEKPLAISILNAVARDNDVVDLSWEHISEVSGYNVYRSFSPDNGFEKVSTVDPTSNTWEDLSQKNEGATYYYQVKAFNASGVSNTSPIVSARINRIPNQVTELKSSFSLNRIEVEWKDESNDEDGFIIEYSLHPNKGFVPLERANRNATSYVIDNLPYGAMQYYIRVAAFNGAGVSSYNYTSSYSLLETPGNIYYEEISPSSLFISWKDNSALETGFLIEYSIDEGKTFPFSFTTNVNTENITLTDLLPNITYYFRLSAINGTNNGGLKSLSQLFVYTMGGSSGPLAPKNLIASKSADSVRLLWDDVIINELGFTVLRKGVNEVEFEEIAGLPYNTTQFTDRQIEEGEIYDYKVRSFNEIGEETSDTITVELPIFAPTDFTVMRKNNANYLKWKDNSQREEEYRVYRKHRDGSFMKLKSLPASEVSFVDYATQENSVYTYKVVALFNGAEVSSNTFTISTSDNVPQGLHSFNAVENTDGKITLSWIDDQKDGDTYKIFRKIQGSSDSTFIVQLEASQVTAIDNTAAPNMTYIYYIIEFNGAMPSSAVSTSIMTNIDATLPSMPANFTVTEDENGVMLTWKDMAENEMGYNLYRANLSGGTAKKIANLNPNAESYLDISADRDDEYRYLLTAYNSRGYAPQVETIFSMRTDEDLVLTPPSGFKAIDANTYVRLVWADDVNNEHGFKLYRKQEDGQDTLWIGSVTENVRSFHDEEELLIGDYTYYIASYNAKGESALSEYNFTKEAILANDESMVIGSSKIYPNPSSGYFNLILKDSWSQGASVDVFANDGRKVFQLDISTMFAELDLSHLYQGTYILLIHDGENQEHIKIVKE, from the coding sequence ATGAAATTAACTCGCCAACAATGCTTAGGTGGAATCGTTGTATTCTTCCTATTGTTTGAGTTGACAACTATCTCAAATGCACAATCAACATCTCCTATCGATCACATAGAAGAAAAAGGGATGGTTTACTCAAAGTTCAAACGACAAAAAGATGACCCCGAAGCAAGAGCGAGGTTTGAACACATGCTGATTGAAAATCCCGAGACCCATCTGATTCCAGAAAATATAGAAGAACTAGAACATGCTTTTGCCGAAAGTGTGAAATGGAAAAATAAGAATTCTAGGTTTCGTTTAATCCCTCATTCACCTTGGAGACAAAGAGGACCGTTTAATGTAGGTGGTAGAACAAGAGCTTTGGCAATGGATAAATACAATGAAAATGTACTTTTTGCTGGAGGTGTTGCAGGTGGATTATGGCGTTCTATAGATGCAGGCAAATCATGGGTTAAAGTAACCACCCCAACCGATAGACAATCGATTACTTGTATAATTCAAGATCCCCGACCAAGTTATGCGAACATATGGTATTATGGTGCAGGAGAAATATATGGAAACTCAGCATCAGGTGGTGGAGCATCCTACAGAGGTAATGGAATTTTTAAATCAACAGATGGTGGTATTTCATGGAACCCAATAGCCTCTACAGAAAGTGATCCTACCATTACTGAAGGTAACTTCCAATATGTATCCAGAATAGATATTACAGGGAATGGAACGCTGTTAGTAGCTCATTCAAATGGAGTTTCTCGTTCTACAGATAATGGGAAAAATTGGGAGGTTGTTTTAGATTACGAAAGTGTCAGATTTACTGAAGTATTGGTAAGAGGTGAAGGTACCGTTTTTGCAACTATCGCTGGGTATGGAATTTTCAAATCAACTGATCATGGACAAACTTGGAACGATATCACACCAACAAATTTATTGTCAGGAAATTTCCAAAGAATAGTAATGGATTACGCTCGATCTAATCCAAATGTTGTTATGTTTTTTGCTCATACTCCAGGTGGGGGTATCAATAATCACAAGTTGCTAAAACTACTGGATAATACAGGCAGCTGGCAAGACTTATCTCAGAACCTTCCTGCATTTGGAGGATATGTAGGTAATCTATCACAAGGTTCTTATAATCAATATGTGAAAATTAAACCTAATAATGAGAATGTAGTTTTTATCGGAAGTACCAATCTTTATAGATCTGACAATGGTTTTACTTCACCCAATAATACGTATTGGATTGGTGGTTACTCTACAAAAAATAACGTAAGCATTTATGAAAATCATCATCCCGATAACCATGAACTGATCTTCTTTTCATCTAACCCTGACCGAGTGATCACCGCTCATGATGGGGGAGTATCGATTACTTCTAATGTGATGAATGAAAAAGTAGAATGGGAATATCTGAATAATGGTTATTATACTACACAAGCATATGCAATTGCTATTGATGAAAAAACGGCTGGAGATAATCGCCTTATGGCAGGGTTTCAAGATAATGGCAAATGGTATAGCAATACAACAGATATTAAAGCCAATTGGATTGAAGAATATGCAGGTGGAGATGGTTGCTATGTAGCAATAGTTCCGGGAGAAGATACGCGATATACAAGTACTCAGTATGGGAAAATATTAAGATTTAAAGGTGAAGATCCTCAAAACCCAACAGACTTTGATGGCATTCATCCTAGAGATGCAAGAGGACAGCTATTTGTTAATCCTTACATCTTAGACCATAATGATCATAATGTGATGTATTACCCTGCTGGAAATAAACTGTGGTTAAATAGAACTCTTGGAGACATCAACTCTGGGTATACATTTAATGGCACAAGATCTGGATGGAAACAATACAGTAATGTCGCTACAAGTGGAACAATTACCGCATTAGACGTATCCACTTCATCAGCAAATAAATTATATATAGGAACAACCAACGGGAGTATTTATAAAGTAGATAATTCACTGAGTGAAACATCACAAGTAAGTAATATATCTGTTGATAAAGGACTGTCTAAAGGGTATGTATCTTGTATAGCAGTAGACCCCAAAGATGAAGACCATGTTTTGGCAGTATTTTCAAACTATCAGGTGCGAAGTGTTTTCGAAACAAAAAATGCCGGACAAACTTGGGTACATGTAACGGGTAATTTAGAAGAAAATGAAGATGGTTCAGGAGCAGGACCTTCTGTTCGTTGGATTGCTTTCCATCAACCCGAAAATGGTGAGTCAGGAATATTTTTAGGGACTTCAGTCGGTTTATTCTATACCTCAGCTCTATCAGAAAATACGGTGTGGAAACAAGAAGGGGAGCAGGAACTTGGAGATGCTGTAATTAGCATGATTAAAACTAGAGAAGATGGTTTGGTAGCTATTGGTACTCACTCCAACGGAATTTATACGGCTTACTATGGGATTTCAGATGTTCCGCCATCAGTGAAGAATCAAATTAGTAAAAGAGAATATACTGTAGGTGATATTAAAGAATCTTTTTTATTGAGTGATTTATTTGAAGATCCTAATGCTGATAAAATTACTTATCAAGTATCATCATCTAATGATCAGGTTGCTACAGCTCAAATCAATGGTGAATATTTAGAAATAATTCCATCAAAAAATAATGTAGGAGAAGCAGAAATTACATTAACAGCATCTGCAAACAGCTTATCCACTGTGATGTATATTGATATAACTGTAAGTTCTATTACAGCCACTTTGGTGAGACAATCTTTGGATCAAGGATCAACCTATAGATCTCAATTTTTTACAGATTTTGAAGCTCCCATTTATAGTGCAGATGATTTTATAGTACCAGAAAATACAGAATGGGAAGTAACGGGAGTGAAAGCCTATGGCCATAGTTCAAACGATAATGAAACTATAGTAAGAGTATTTATTTGGGAAGATGATAATGGAAAACCATCAAGTAATGCCATCTACTCTTCAGATGATGTTACGATTACTCAAAAGACAGGTAGTGATATATTACATATGCTTGATACGCCAATTGTATTGCCTTCAGGGAAATATTGGATTACGGTCGCAGCCGTAATGTCTTATGCTAAAGATGGAAGCTGGTATTGGAAAGGGTATAATGGAGCATCTACAAAAGGCAGTCCTTTTCATATTATAGACCCTGCAGATTTATACAGAAGAGATTATATCCAATGGACTTCAAGTGCAGAAATATCGTATGCAAATACAGATTTAGCTTTTGATATTTTTGGAACATCTGAAAATGGAGAAAAACCATTAGCTATTTCTATCCTCAATGCTGTAGCTAGAGATAATGATGTTGTTGATTTATCTTGGGAGCATATATCAGAGGTTTCTGGGTATAATGTTTATAGATCATTCTCACCAGATAATGGTTTTGAAAAAGTAAGTACTGTAGATCCAACAAGCAATACTTGGGAAGATCTATCACAAAAGAATGAAGGAGCTACTTATTACTATCAAGTAAAGGCGTTTAATGCCAGTGGTGTTTCAAACACATCGCCAATTGTATCAGCAAGAATAAACCGAATTCCAAATCAAGTAACGGAATTGAAATCTTCTTTCTCATTAAATAGAATTGAAGTAGAATGGAAAGACGAAAGTAATGATGAAGATGGTTTTATTATTGAATATTCACTACACCCTAATAAAGGTTTTGTCCCATTAGAAAGAGCCAACAGAAATGCAACTTCATATGTAATAGATAATTTACCATATGGCGCGATGCAATATTACATAAGAGTTGCAGCATTTAATGGTGCGGGAGTATCAAGTTATAATTATACTTCTAGTTACTCATTGTTGGAAACACCTGGAAATATCTATTATGAAGAAATTTCTCCATCATCATTATTTATTTCTTGGAAAGATAATTCCGCTTTAGAAACAGGTTTTCTCATCGAATACTCCATTGATGAGGGAAAAACATTTCCATTTAGTTTTACGACGAATGTAAATACTGAGAATATTACGTTAACGGATTTACTTCCCAATATTACTTATTACTTCAGACTGAGTGCTATTAACGGAACAAATAATGGAGGTTTAAAAAGTCTGAGTCAGTTATTTGTGTATACAATGGGAGGAAGCTCAGGTCCACTAGCTCCGAAGAACCTGATTGCTTCAAAAAGTGCAGATAGTGTTCGTTTACTTTGGGATGATGTTATCATCAATGAATTGGGATTTACAGTTCTTAGAAAAGGTGTAAACGAGGTCGAATTTGAAGAAATTGCTGGATTGCCTTACAATACTACACAATTTACTGACCGCCAAATTGAAGAAGGTGAAATCTATGATTATAAAGTTAGAAGCTTTAATGAAATAGGAGAAGAGACTTCGGATACTATCACTGTTGAGTTGCCGATTTTCGCACCAACTGATTTTACTGTGATGCGAAAAAACAATGCTAATTATCTAAAATGGAAAGATAATTCTCAAAGAGAAGAAGAATACCGTGTTTACAGAAAGCACAGAGATGGTAGTTTTATGAAATTAAAATCATTACCTGCTTCAGAAGTTAGTTTTGTAGATTATGCCACCCAAGAAAATTCAGTGTATACCTATAAAGTCGTAGCACTATTTAATGGGGCAGAGGTTTCATCAAATACGTTTACGATTTCAACATCGGATAATGTGCCACAGGGGTTACATTCATTTAATGCAGTTGAAAATACTGATGGCAAGATAACACTAAGTTGGATCGATGATCAAAAAGATGGAGATACGTATAAAATCTTCAGAAAGATTCAGGGTAGTTCAGACTCAACTTTTATCGTTCAGTTGGAGGCTTCCCAAGTTACAGCTATAGACAATACTGCTGCTCCGAATATGACCTATATCTATTATATTATTGAATTTAATGGAGCAATGCCAAGTTCAGCAGTGTCAACATCTATCATGACCAATATTGATGCAACTTTACCATCAATGCCAGCAAATTTCACGGTTACCGAAGATGAAAATGGAGTGATGCTCACTTGGAAAGATATGGCTGAAAATGAAATGGGATATAATTTATACAGGGCCAATTTATCTGGAGGTACTGCCAAGAAAATAGCCAACCTAAATCCAAATGCTGAAAGTTACTTGGATATTTCTGCTGATAGGGATGATGAGTATAGATACCTTCTTACTGCTTATAATTCAAGAGGATATGCTCCACAAGTTGAAACAATTTTTAGTATGCGTACAGACGAAGATTTGGTATTAACACCACCATCAGGTTTTAAAGCAATTGATGCAAATACGTATGTACGTCTTGTTTGGGCAGATGATGTAAATAATGAGCATGGATTTAAATTGTATAGAAAACAGGAAGATGGTCAAGATACATTGTGGATCGGTTCAGTAACTGAAAATGTAAGAAGTTTCCATGATGAAGAAGAGCTCCTTATTGGGGACTATACTTACTATATCGCTTCATATAATGCTAAAGGAGAATCAGCCTTATCAGAATATAATTTCACTAAAGAAGCAATTTTAGCCAACGACGAATCGATGGTGATTGGAAGTTCTAAGATCTATCCCAATCCAAGTTCAGGTTATTTTAATTTGATTTTGAAAGATTCATGGAGCCAAGGAGCGTCTGTAGATGTTTTTGCAAATGATGGACGTAAGGTATTTCAACTAGATATATCCACTATGTTTGCTGAGTTAGACCTTAGTCATCTATACCAAGGAACATATATTTTATTAATTCATGATGGAGAAAATCAAGAGCATATAAAAATTGTGAAGGAGTAG